A window of Zingiber officinale cultivar Zhangliang chromosome 5A, Zo_v1.1, whole genome shotgun sequence contains these coding sequences:
- the LOC121980757 gene encoding scarecrow-like protein 8, with protein MATGFPGRELGFGLPGPLPRAGSGGLLKRPVSEMERLQQLQLQQQKQLQQAMFLRSVKQRTLLASSVSSHLSTPALQDPALGSSVSLATSNLVASGFLRRPGMSSETRPSTELRDGLQELERRLLSDDDEEEPISASGSAVTTAEWSETMRQLVAAPMPLAAVSGTNQLPPTPTNSSSSTVSSSASSSPPSSSAAPAGASLRQMLLDAAAAVADGKLETATGILAVLKRTANYKGDAEQRLTAMMVAVLFARLNPAPPTVSSSIAEVCGAEHLAAAQMLYEVSPCFKLGLMAANLGILETTKDRSQIHILDFDIGHGGQYAALLHALADRHRLRPVVPPPALRITAVVDPTSPFSSNDTGGTLRAVGDRIQKLAERHNLAIRFGIIHRRPDELDAASLGCEPDEALAVNLSFALARVPDESVSPANPRDELLRRVRALRPRVVTLVEQEINTNTASFAGRFAAVCAHYGALLQSLDATAARDSGDRTRVEAALARRAVNAVAREGADRLERCEVFGKWRARMSMAGFEPLQLGRPVVDALKNRLNAIRPNPGFTLDEDSGRLGFGWKGHVLTVTSTWR; from the coding sequence ATGGCGACTGGTTTTCCCGGACGGGAGCTTGGGTTTGGTTTACCCGGGCCGCTGCCGCGAGCCGGAAGCGGCGGGCTGCTCAAGCGGCCGGTGTCGGAGATGGAGAGGCTCCAGCAGCTGCAGCTGCAGCAGCAGAAGCAGTTGCAGCAGGCGATGTTCCTTCGCTCGGTGAAGCAGAGGACGCTTCTTGCTTCCTCTGTTTCTTCGCATCTCTCCACGCCTGCTCTTCAAGATCCCGCTTTGGGGTCGTCGGTGTCTTTGGCTACCTCAAATTTGGTGGCTTCTGGGTTCCTTCGGCGACCGGGGATGTCATCGGAGACGAGGCCCTCCACCGAGCTCCGTGACGGGCTCCAGGAACTGGAGCGGCGGCTTCTGTCGGACGACGACGAGGAGGAACCTATCAGCGCTTCCGGGTCGGCTGTTACTACCGCCGAGTGGAGTGAGACGATGCGGCAGCTCGTCGCTGCGCCGATGCCGCTGGCAGCTGTGTCAGGAACGAACCAGCTCCCCCCAACGCCTACTAActcttcctcctccaccgtgTCCTCCTCCGCCTCGAGCTCCCCTCCCTCGTCCTCCGCTGCCCCTGCTGGGGCTTCCTTGCGGCAGATGCTCCTCGatgccgccgccgccgtcgcAGATGGGAAACTCGAGACGGCCACTGGGATTCTCGCAGTCCTGAAGCGCACCGCGAACTACAAAGGTGACGCAGAGCAAAGACTCACGGCGATGATGGTTGCAGTGCTCTTCGCCCGCTTGAATCCGGCGCCGCCGACGGTGTCTTCCTCAATCGCTGAAGTTTGCGGCGCAGAGCACCTTGCGGCTGCACAGATGCTTTACGAGGTCTCCCCTTGCTTCAAGCTCGGCCTCATGGCTGCCAATTTGGGGATCTTAGAGACCACCAAGGATCGCTCCCAAATCCACATTCTTGACTTTGACATCGGCCACGGCGGCCAGTACGCCGCCCTTCTCCACGCCCTCGCCGATCGCCACCGCCTCCGGCCCGTCGTCCCTCCGCCAGCACTTCGGATCACCGCCGTCGTCGACCCTACCTCCCCGTTCTCCAGCAATGACACCGGCGGAACCTTACGGGCCGTCGGCGACCGTATCCAGAAGCTCGCCGAGCGCCACAACCTTGCCATCCGCTTCGGCATCATCCACCGCCGCCCGGACGAACTTGACGCCGCTTCGCTTGGCTGCGAGCCGGACGAAGCCCTCGCCGTCAACCTATCCTTCGCGCTCGCGCGCGTCCCCGACGAGAGCGTCTCCCCCGCCAACCCCCGCGACGAGCTCCTCCGCCGCGTGCGCGCGCTCCGCCCGCGAGTAGTCACGCTGGTCGAGCAGGAGATCAACACCAACACCGCCTCCTTCGCCGGCCGCTTCGCCGCCGTGTGCGCCCACTACGGCGCCCTCCTCCAATCCCTCGATGCCACCGCCGCCCGCGACAGCGGAGACCGCACCCGCGTCGAGGCCGCCCTCGCGCGCCGCGCCGTGAACGCGGTCGCCAGGGAGGGCGCCGACCGGCTGGAGCGATGCGAGGTCTTCGGCAAGTGGCGCGCGCGGATGAGCATGGCCGGCTTCGAGCCCCTCCAACTCGGACGGCCGGTCGTCGACGCTCTCAAGAACCGGCTCAACGCGATCCGACCGAACCCGGGTTTCACCCTAGACGAAGACTCGGGCCGCCTGGGGTTCGGATGGAAGGGGCACGTGCTTACcgtgacctccacgtggcgttga